One window of Methanobrevibacter sp. genomic DNA carries:
- the hisG gene encoding ATP phosphoribosyltransferase, with amino-acid sequence MKIKIAIPSKGRISEPSINILEKAGLGLIDKNNRKLISKTFNENIEVMFARASDIPEFVNDGVADMGITGVDLIQESESEVVELLDLRFGQTKLVLAAPEESNIKSVDEITQDMKVATEFPVLTKKYLEGKGLDLKIVKLSGSTEAAPFIGIADLITDLTSTGTTLKMNHLEIIDVILESSIKLIANEESIKSKKYLIEAVSTSIKGVLDADRKKLVTMNVKTSDLDKVKEVMPSMGGLTISEVLSNEKTVAVQAVIDEKQVFELVNDLRNAGAKDILVMPIERII; translated from the coding sequence ATGAAAATAAAAATTGCCATTCCTTCCAAAGGGAGAATAAGTGAACCATCAATAAACATTTTAGAAAAAGCCGGTTTAGGATTAATTGATAAAAACAATCGGAAATTAATTTCAAAGACTTTTAATGAAAATATAGAAGTAATGTTTGCAAGAGCATCAGATATTCCTGAATTCGTCAATGATGGTGTTGCAGATATGGGAATAACAGGTGTCGATTTAATTCAGGAAAGTGAATCAGAAGTAGTTGAACTGCTTGATTTAAGGTTCGGTCAGACAAAACTGGTTCTCGCAGCTCCTGAAGAATCAAACATCAAATCCGTAGATGAAATAACACAGGATATGAAAGTAGCTACAGAATTTCCTGTTTTGACAAAAAAATATTTGGAAGGAAAAGGTTTGGATTTAAAGATTGTTAAATTAAGCGGATCTACAGAAGCCGCTCCATTTATAGGTATTGCGGACCTGATAACAGACCTAACAAGTACAGGTACAACACTTAAAATGAATCATCTTGAAATAATAGACGTGATACTTGAAAGTAGCATAAAGCTTATTGCAAATGAAGAAAGTATTAAATCAAAGAAATATTTAATTGAAGCTGTAAGTACAAGCATTAAGGGTGTATTGGATGCTGACCGTAAAAAACTTGTTACAATGAACGTTAAAACCAGTGATTTGGATAAAGTTAAAGAAGTAATGCCTTCAATGGGTGGTTTAACAATATCAGAAGTATTGTCTAATGAAAAAACTGTTGCTGTTCAGGCAGTAATTGATGAAAAACAGGTTTTTGAACTGGTTAATGATTTAAGAAATGCAGGTGCAAAAGACATACTGGTAATGCCTATCGAAAGAATTATTTAA
- a CDS encoding histone family protein — protein sequence MSEIPKAPIARIIKESGAERVSEDAKAELAAYLEEVARDVAKEANQVAKIAKRKTIKAEDIKLAIKNL from the coding sequence ATGTCTGAAATACCAAAAGCTCCTATCGCAAGAATCATTAAAGAATCTGGTGCTGAAAGAGTTAGCGAAGATGCAAAAGCTGAATTAGCTGCATACTTAGAAGAAGTTGCTCGTGATGTTGCTAAAGAAGCTAACCAAGTTGCTAAAATCGCAAAACGTAAAACTATTAAAGCTGAAGATATTAAATTAGCTATTAAAAA